The sequence below is a genomic window from Zootoca vivipara chromosome 9, rZooViv1.1, whole genome shotgun sequence.
gagcataaggtcgaacagattcctgaCATCAATACTAGGAAAggttctagagcagatcattaagcaaacggtctgtgagcacctagaaaggaacgctgtgatctctgaaagtcagcatgggtttctgaaaaataggtcatgtcagactaatctgatctcattttttgacagaattatgagcctggtagatgaagggaatgctgtagatatagcctatcttgatttcaacaaggcctttgacaaggtgccccatgatattcttgtaaagaagctggtaaaatgcaggctagacaatgctaccattcagtggatttgtaactggctgactgaccgaacccaaagggtgctcatcaatggctcctcttcatcctggagagaagtgactagtggggtgccacagagttctgtcttgggcccagtctcattcaacatctttatcaatgacttggatgatgggcttgagggcatcctgatcaagtttgcagatgacaccaaattgggagaggtagctaataccccagaggacaggatgacacttcaaaatgaccttaacagattagacaactgggccaaagcaaacaagatgaattttaacagggagaaatgtaaagtactacacttgggcaaaaaaaaatgaaaggcacaaatacaggatgggtgacacctggcttgagagcagtacatgtgaaaaggatctaggagtcttggtagaccacaaacttggcatgagtcagcagtgtgatgcagcagctaaaaaagccaatgcaattctgggctgcatcaataggagtatagcatctagatcaaggaaagtaatagtacctggtcagacctcacctggaatactgtgtgcagttctgggcaccacagttcaagaaggatactgacaagctggaacgtgtccagaggagggcaaccaaaatggtcaaaggcctggaaacgatgccttatgaggaacggcttagggagctgggtatgtttaacctggagaagagaaggttaaggggtgatatgatagccatgttcaaatatataaaaggatgtcatatagaggagggtgaaaggttgttttctgctgctccagagaagcggacacggagcaatggattcaagctacaagaaacaagattccacctaaacattaggaagaacttcctgacagtaagagctgttcaacagtggaatttgctaccaaggagtgtagtggagtctccttctttggaggtctttaagtggaggcttgacagccatctgtcaggaatgctttgatggtgtttcctgcttggcagggggttggactggatggcccttctggtctcttccaactctgattctatgactcctCTTACTGGCTTGCATTCTTCTCACGCATGCACTTAACCAGATTGCATCTAGACTCAGCTGGGACAATAAAGCCTTCTTAGTAGCTCTTGCCAGCATTTAATTCTAAGCAGCACTTTGGAGCCAATCTTTTGGTTTGCTCTTCACCTGCCAGAGATGTGATTTAGCAGCAAATGCCCTCCCCTCGTGGCGCCGTTCGACTGAGCCTATGGGTTACAGTGGCATAAGGAAATCTGGCTGATTCTTATCCTTAAGTAACTTTCATCAAGTGAACATGGGAAATGTGGAGTAGGAAATGCGTCAAGAGTGAGTGCTGTGCGATCCTAAGTTCTGTATCATTTGCATGCCCCTATTAATATCCACAACTGAAAATGGTCCCTTTAGTGCTTCGCTTGGTGGAGATGAGCAgcgcaatcctaagcatgttcacTTTGAAGCACCCCCATTTTGTGAAATGGGACTTATTCCTGGGTACAGCTTCAACTTTTCAGCTGAGTGTTAGCCTCTGAGGCCCTTAGTAGACAAAACGAAGAAACCACTGCAAAAATGCCCATTGCCTTCACTTAATGTCAGCTGCAAAAAAGCCATTCCTTGTTCCTCTAGGGAAGCTTTAAGGTTTTTGAAGCTCCATACAATAGCTGATTTCACTAGGAAATTCACTTGAATCCATGGTTTTTTCCTGTTCCTTAAGACTGCAAACTGAGGCATTGTCTCTTATTAGAGATCTTAGTATCTCATCCCATCCAGAGAATGTCCTAAAACCTGTTAAGGGAGAGGTGCTTTTTGAAATCCCCACGTGCTATTATCTTCAGCATATCTGTCTGTTGTTATGCTGAGAAATCATCAAGATGAATGTAATATTCTTGTCTGTATGCAGAAGGAAGCTGATACAAAGGAGAGGTCTGTTTTTGATATTCCAATATTCACGGAGGAGTTCCTGAACCACAGTAAAGGTGAGCAGAATGCAAGACATGTGTCCCCATTCCACCCACCCAATACCTGGCAGAGTTGAGCAAACGGTATTTTACacattgctgtgttttattttgtgacAACATTATGTGCATCTACTCAAGTAAGTCCCCTTGAGTTTATTGGGGCTTTCTCCCATGTTAAGTGCATATAGAATTTCAGCCTTAGTCACTTTGAGGCGGGGctgttgtgtgtggggggggggggaggaatacaaGTATTTTAATTAAAGAAGCAAATTTTCATGAATTCTAAAATTGGTTAGCTACCATTCAGTTTCAAGACTGGAAAAAAGACTTCTTTTCTATTAACCCTCCCTTGGGCTCAAGGTGTAGAGTTTGTTCTGATTTTTTGTATGTCCCAGTCCTGTTCAAAAAGAGATCACCCCTTTGTTCCCATACTAGACTTACTGCTTCTTATACTGGATAAGCCAGTCTTCGGGGCCCTTTTCACCCCCATCTTCTCCTCCAGGAAAGCAGCTGTGAACTCCTGGTGCTAACCAAAATCTGCAGCGAGAGAGTTTCCCCTTGGATTGTGCAGCCAAGGCTTAGAATGTCATTCCATTTGATGCAGTGCCAGCAGACACTTGTACTAGCAAGATCTGGAGATATTCCCTGGGCAGCCTATCCTTTTAGTTATATCAAGGTGAAATTGATTTTCAGAGAATGGGAAGCATTTTATTAATCAAGCAGATGATAGGGGCTTTTCTTCTGAAGTTCAGCGGCAAAGAGGATTTGAGTTATCTGTGCTCTTTGTCAAAAGAGATCTCTAAAGTCCCTTGGCATATGCCTGTTGGAACAGTGGCTGTGGCTGACTTCCTTCACGATCAAATACATTCCAGGTCTTgattttctcccccctttccctcgcCCCCTTCAGTTTAATCCTTATATACCTGCTTGTTGTTTATTTCGCTTCCTTTATTGGATATTACCAAATATTCTCCATATCCAACTGTTGGACAAAAGGGCTTGCTTatgatctcccctccccttgtcATCTGTTTTTCCGGTGGGGGGTTGACAGCACGGGAAGCCGAGCTGCGCCAGCTGCGCAAGTCCAACATGGAGTTTGAGGAGAGGAATGCTGCCCTGCAGAAGCACGTGGAGAGCATGCGCACAGCGGTGGAGAAGCTGGAAGTGGATGTGGTGCAGGAGCGCAGCCGCAACACAGTCCTGCAGCAGCACCTGGAGACCTTGCGGCAGGCCCTCAGCAGCAGCTTTGCTGGAGTCCCACTGCCAGGTGAAAACCCTTTCCAGAGGGGAGGGAGTTGGTAGCCCTTGCTTTGTTTGCTTCAGGGATTGCATGCTAGGGAGCTTTAGGGTGTTCTAAATGTGGAGCGCTGCCCCTGCTCTCGTGTGTTATAGTGtcagcatgtgtgtgagagagaaagtttGAATTTTGAATTAGTTGTGCCATTCTGTTGCCTATGAGTACTTcagaagagaataataataataatttattatttataccccgcccatctggctgggtttccccatccactctgggcagcttccaacagaaaaacaaaacacagtaatctattaaacattaaaagcctccctaaacagggctgccttcagatgtcttctaaaagtttgtagttgtttttctctttgacatctgatgggagggcgttccacagggcgtgcaccactaccgagaaggccctctgcctagttccctgcaacttggcttcttgcaacgagggaaccgccacagggccctcggcgctggacctcagtgtccgggtagaacaatgggggtggagacgctccttcaggtatactgcatcgaggccatttagggctttaaaggtcagcaccaacactttgaattgtgcccggaaacgtactgggagccaatgtaggtctttcaggactggtgttatatggtcttggtggctgctcccagtcaccagtctagctgctgcattctggattagttgtagtttctgagtcaccttcaaaggtagccccacatagagcgcattgcagtagtccaagcgagagataactagagcatgcaccactctggcaatacagtccacaggcaggtacgGTTTtcgcctgcataccagatggagctggtaaacagctgccctggacacagaattgacctgcgcctccatggagagctgtgagtccagaatgactcccaggctgtgcacctggtccttcaggggcacagttaccccattcaggaccagggggtcctccacacctgcccgcctcctgtcccccacaaacagtacttctgtcttgtcaggattcaacctcagagAGGCCTTCACTCTATGCCAGCTGAATGGAGGTGCCTGTTGGTCCTTGAAGTGATAGGAATGCAGCATAGCTGGGGCAGTTGCCTTCATTCAGGCTGGGGGCTGCATATAAAAGGGGGATTTGACAAAGCACAAAAAGTGAGATGtgacctttttccttttttatttttaaggacaaATTTGGGGAGGCCTCAGAGACCCACAAAAACCTTTTGGCATCCCTAATACCACATCAAGGGAGCCATGGGAGCAGTCAGTaatcattttaaaacttttttttttaatgaaaacgtCTGAGAAGTGACAGGTGGGAGGCACAGAAATCTCTTGTGGTGTTCTGATTTGGCTTGTTGGCCATGGCTTAGTCCCTCCTATGATACAGTGTATTGAAGCAGTCCCTTTTGTCCTACTGTTGGCCAAACGCTGTATCCATGCAAGCGAACTGTCTTCATCCCATGTGCTTTGCGCTGACAGAGCATTTGAGAATTCAAGTCCCGCCTGCAATTTGGCATAAGAGTGGAGCTTCCGTGCCTGCTGTAGCTACTGCAGTTAACACactgtttcctttttcctttttctcatctACACCTTGCAGGAAGTGGAGAGATCCCCACAATGGACACCATTGATTCATACATGAATCGGCTGCACAACATCATCCTGGCAAACCCGCAGGATAATGAGAATCTTATAGCCATCGTCCGAGAAGTTGTAAACCGCCTCGAACGCTAGTGCCTGGGTGAGCTGCTGCCTTGCCAGGACTCTTAAGACTGAAGTGAAATGCCGCTGGCTTCTGAAATGGCTGGCTTCCAAGTTAAATTTCAGATCCCATAGACTTTGATGTCAGCATTCTGTATTTGGTGAAATCAAAGTCCAATAGTAGTTTAGTTATCCAGCACAAATGCCTCATTCACCACACTCACTGTTTCTGATATTCTGATATCTTACATTTTTCACAGTTACActtccacatacagtggtgcctcgctagactaattaaatttgttccacgggtcaattcgtgtaacgaatttttcgtctagcgagtcgcggtttctcataggaatgcattgaaacttaatgtgttcctatgggctccgagGGACTGGCGGCGGaggcacttgctctcttggcttggggaaggcaggcaggcaggcgcttgctctcttgcctgcctaccttccctgagccaagagagcaagtgctgctgccaccgccagtccccttggcttggggaaggcagccagcgaaaagCCCTGCTTTTTCCCGCTCACCTCAGCGGCGGCGCTAAGATAGCCGATCCCAGGTCGGGGCGAGcgggagaaagcggcgctttttgccggctgccttccccaagccaaggggaaggcagccagcgaaaagTCGTTCCCCGgagcctctcagctgatcttcctttgccttcttcccttgctacagctggttcccctttcactAGACAAGGGGGttttgcaaataggttttgtgatcggaggtttttatggccacgcttcgcaagacaaagtggtggccatagaaaacctcgtcgtcttgcgaggcaacctccgatcgcaaaacctattcgtatagcgaaaaaattgtctaacagggcattcgtctagcgaggcaccactgtacaagggcATATTTAATAGGGTTGCTAAAGAGACAAATCAAGTATCCCCGCCATAGTATATTTCCTGTTAGCAGTGTTTATCAGCTCTTGTATGCAGCTGTActttaagaaaagaagaagcactAGCTTGACCTTTTTGTTTTAAACCTGCAAGGCTAAGTTCCTGAGCCGTTATTCTGAATTGCCAGCATGAAACCAAATGGCATTTTAATTCAGTGGATTCTGAGCGGAGGTCCATCTGTGCCCTGGGAAGCCAGAGGTCCTCAACCTTTCTGGTCCTTGACCTTTTGTGATAATTGCGTAGCACAGTTAATTGCGTGATTCCCATTTCAGCTTAGCTTAAGTAAAAAGACCATTGCCCTTCCCTCAAGCAGCCAGATGGAACAGACGAGCATTCCAAATCATGTCTGCTCCCTGCAGGATTTAGAAGCAGCACTTTTGCCACTGTTTTATGAAAAGGAACAGCTTGCGGACACAAGTCTGGGATTTTTCTGCTGCTCATCAGCCTTCTTGTTTTAAGAGGGCATTTTCTGTTAGGATGCCTGTAAGCTGGAAAGGAGAGGCTTGGGGAATTGACAGGTGGGAGGCTGTTTGTCTGCGACAGAATGTGGCAGTCAGTGAAGAGGTCTCTCTTTAGGCCGATATGGAAGGGCACCTCAGGCCCAGAGCCAGATGCTTCCCATTCAACACACCTTGCAGCAGAGTCTGACTTGAAACTTCAAATGTTAAGACAGCTAGCTGTATGCAGTTGTATCTGCTGTTGTGAGTGACCCCAGGAGAGTTATCAACATTATTTGTGGCATCAAAAtggaaatgtgttctgcttctggaGGAAAATGCATTCAAATTTGAATCACTTGAAgcaacagccacacacacacacacacacacacacaagccaccatgcttctcctccttcctcactgttCCAGTTAAAAAGGTATGTTCTCACTCCCTAAAAACAACATAGATAAGgcaattaaaatgttaatttcAGACTGAGTTAGTTATACAAATATGAATACTTAACTGCTGTTGATGTTCCAAGCACGGTTTGTAATTGGCAAAATATTCATCGAACGTGAGAACGTCCCTTTTAATCTCAGGTGTTTGGGATTATCACTGAAAATACAACCCAGGACTGAGCCCACCGTTTCCAGAGACAAGTCTTAGTGTGAGCCTGACATATACAAACTTTTTCTAAATCTTGTCATCATTGTCccctttgttttatttgcagtttcTTAGGCCCTGGATGTTTTTCTTAAAGGGATGAAACAAATGTGAGGAAGGAGGGACATGCTGAGAATAAGCCGAAGACACTCTAGTTCTTGCTTACTGGATGAGCATCTTCTGTGAGGACCCAGGAGCAGCCCAAGAGAAGAGGACATCCCCTCTAGCTTGCACTGCTGTGTGCCATTTCCTGTTATTTATCACCTGGCTCTGGGCACACTCTGGACTAGAAGAGGCCATGATGATGCTTCCTTCTCTGTCAGGTCAAAGTTGTCTGTCTTTGGTAATACAAAGCTCTGGAATTTCTGGTGCCCATGCTCTGACAGAGTCTCTCCTGCCCCACCGGCGCAGTCCCACCCTGTTTCCCTGCACCTTAGTTGCATGAACTGACTCTGTGCTCTGCTTGCCATCAAAGCCTCTCTTCCATCTGGTGAAAATGTCTGCAGACGTGTGttaattgtttaaaaaaacacctctgtgataatccagtaaaaaaagaaaagaaaaaggaccatcagctttcttttttctcctgGCATTGTAAGTTCAAAACCTTCTTGTTGGATTAAAACCTTCTTTGTAGTTTGTTACCTAGTTTGATGTTACATGGTAGTCTTGTGATTCAAATATCTCTTCTGAGCAACAGGAAATGAGCATGAAGGAGAAATTACATGCCCCTCTCCTTCTGGTAATGTGTGGCCATCCCAAAGAAATAAACTATGTAAACAGGTCTCTTGCTATGGATTTTTACAGAGCTCTAGGAAAAAcgaaattaaataaaattgggatCTGGAGGCTACCATAAAGCAGGCATGGATAACCTCCGACCCACAGACTAAATTAGTCTTAGCAGGGCTCATAATTTGCCCTGCAGAGGCATTTTCTCTGCCATATGCCAGACATCCTACACTGATCAGCGCTGACTGAAAGCCCTACTTTGCGGCAGGATCTTCCTTTGTAGCAAACCCCTAGTTGCCCCTCTGAAGAGCCGCAGTACATACTTCAGCCAGTGGTAGAGGAGAGTGAATTATGCGGGTCGCCCTAACCTAGAACCTCACTGTGTTCCATTGAGTCAGCACACATTTATCTCTCTACAAATGTGAAATGCTGCAGAGTCAAGCAAGAACacgagtaccgtatttttcgttccataagacgcacttttttcctcctaaaaagtaagaggaaatgtctgtgtgtcttatggagcgagtgcgtggtccctggagccaaattgcccaggggctaaaggcagatcgtgctttttaaaagaaaaagaaagaaagagctaaaggctaacaggaagggaagggaaaggcacccactcagcagctgattgcaagataGGTGAGGGAGTTAAGGGAGCTAGcacccttcccggccccttgcctaggcctcagttgttgtctgcagagggagacatgtgactggctgatttgattatctgtctggaaactgtagaaatgcagagaagctagagaagctgcagaactgtgagttgaaccccataaaaacagtattttttcccctttgcaagggaactcagcaactttgagctgatcctaaaaaatggagctttccccctttgcaaaaaagatgcacaactctgagctgacccccaccccaaaacggggcttttcccatttgcaaaaaaatgcTGCAcagctttgagctgatcctaaaacaatatatggagctttccccctttgcaagcaataggagtatagcatctacatcaggcatccccaaactttggccctccagatgttttggactacaattcccatcttccccgaccactggtcctgttagctagggagttgtaggccaagacatctggagggctgcagtttggggatgcctgatctagatcaggggtcagtgaactttttcagcagggggccggtccactgtccctcagaccttgtgggggccagactatattttgaaaaaaaatatgaacgaattcctataccccacaaataacccagagatgcattttaaatgaaaggacacattccactcatgtaaaacaccaggcaggccccacaagtaacccagaggtgcattttaaataaaaggacacattctactcatgtaaaaacatgctgattcctggaccgtccgcgggctggatttagaaggcagttgggtgcatccggcccctgggccttagtttggggatgccggatctagatcaagggaagtaatagtaccactgtattccgctctggtcagacctcacctggaatactgtgtccagttctgggcaccacagttcaagaaggatactgacaagctggaacgtgtccagaagagggcaaccaaaatggtcaaaggcctggaaacgatgccttatgaggaacggtttagggagctgggcatgtttagcctggagaagagaaggttaaggggtgatatgatagccatgttcaaatatattaaaggatgccatatagaggagggtgaaaggttgttttctgctgctccagagaagcggacatggagcaatggattctagTGGTTTCCCCAAACAGTGGTGTAACATCACAAAAGTGTACTGTTGGCATATGTTTAACTCTGATAAAAATATTGCCTTTTGAATGTTTATCTGAGTTTCGTGTAAACCTGGTACCTCCTGACATCCGTCTGACCTTGTGGCTTCAGCAGAAGGGCTGCTATGATGCTACTGATCGCAACTGTACAGTCTGAGTTGATACCCCTTGTTCACACAGCAGCTGTATCGTCATGCACCGACTGTGTGCAAAGGACAAAGAGTGCAGGAACAGTGGCAGCCCCTCCCAGAGTCCCTAGCAACTGTGCAGCTACACACAGATTGCAACACAACGCAGGACAATTCTCCTGGCAGCAATGTGTGGAAAACTCCCATTGACAGGAAGCAACCAATggcagcagtgttagaaacgcTTGACCCATTCCTTCCTCGCTTCCtctagagaaggaaggaaggccttGCTCTTATATGAGGGAGCTGGCAGGCAGAATAAAAGTCCTGTTTCTAAGAGGCGTGTCCAAGTTTTCCATTGGGTTGTAACACCTTTCAAATTGTATTTTGAGCACAATTTGCATCTCTGAGCATTTGAATAGAGATAACTTTTGTGATGGAAATGTCCTGACAGAAGTGAACCCGTAAAACAGGATCATACTAAAAGAGGAAAGGTCAAAACAAGTAATTGCTCCCCAGATGCAacagtacagcgggaaggtggaaAATTGCAGAGGAACATTTGAGGGGTGCTGCTGCTGACACTTTCAGCCCTATGGtttagtaaggtaaagggtaaagggacccctgaccattagatccagttgtgaccgactctggggttgcagtgctcatctcgcattattggtcaggggagctggtgtacagcttccaggtcatgcggccagcatgacaaagccacttctggcgaaccacagcagcgcacggaaacgccatttaccttcccaccagagcggcacctatttatctacttgcactttgaggtgctttcgaactgctaggttggcagaagctgggaccgagcaacgggaactcagcccgtcatggggattcgaaccgctgacgttctcatcggcaagccctaggctctgtggtttaacacacagcaccacccgctggtTTAGTAGAGGGGGatggtttaatttatttatttattccctccccatctggttgggtttccccaaccactttgggcgttttcaacagaacattagaaatggaataaaacttcaaatatcCCTTTACTCAGAGAATAGCTGATCTATGAAATTTGCCTCCAGAGGATGTGATGGTGATTCAAAGGTGGTTAGAGAAGTTTGTGGAGGAAAGGTCTATCAAGATCTCCTAATCCTTAAGGCTGTGTGCTGGATGCAGGATCAGAGGCCTGCCAGTTGCTGAGCAACAAGAGCAGCAGAGGGCTGTTGCTGTGAGGTCCTGCCGGCAGGCTGCCTCTGAGGTCCCTGATTGGCCATTCTGAGgaaaaggaggctggactagataagtcTTTGCTCTTCAAGTTTCCTGCAGAAGTGTTTTTTGTAATTTAATTTCTAAGATTGGTTTGAAAGTGAGTCAATGTGCTCTTGTAACATTTGCTTCTTTAAACCTGCTTAATGCTAAATCT
It includes:
- the HMG20A gene encoding high mobility group protein 20A isoform X3, with the translated sequence MNERREQLRAKRPEVPFPEITRMLGNEWSKLPPEEKRRYLDEADRDKERYMRELEQYQKTEAYKVFSRKAQDRQKGKSHRQEGVRQAAHDHEKEADTKERSVFDIPIFTEEFLNHSKAREAELRQLRKSNMEFEERNAALQKHVESMRTAVEKLEVDVVQERSRNTVLQQHLETLRQALSSSFAGVPLPGSGEIPTMDTIDSYMNRLHNIILANPQDNENLIAIVREVVNRLER